A genomic stretch from Aedes albopictus strain Foshan chromosome 2, AalbF5, whole genome shotgun sequence includes:
- the LOC109407921 gene encoding mitochondrial carrier homolog 2: MPTMLERDDNGNDYEVGEWLRFGLRLGVTTALHPLEYAKVLMQIGFEPIAPVPGRTLFGRPTMVLPNVFQYAAYIKHVDGFYGCFRGLSAKILGNLLSAHFSEKFADEMGLEVVKESDSKRKSKDERGTGDAEEDDRQLDEQFKKQLKRNLVVHAAGVVISQPFHVISVRMMAQFVGREKIYTGVWASIREIWSQDGIFGFFSGFVPRLVCDLGCLVIASSATYLASKYLIREKEGRIYFSSISQFVCSSMFYPYHVVSTCMIVNGSRLKAGNLPIMEPYHDWRDCYAKLKAAGQHKRGSSLFFRYASRPRVPKPSASGGSFVPYPELKYTR; the protein is encoded by the exons ATGCCGACAATGTTGGAACGGGATGACAACGGGAACGATTACGAAGTCGGTGAGTGGCTTCGCTTCGGGCTCCGGCTCGGAGTGACCACCGCGCTGCACCCGCTCGAGTACGCCAAAGTGCTGATGCAGATTGGCTTCGAGCCGATTGCTCCCGTGCCGGGTCGGACGCTGTTCGGAAGGCCGACCATGGTGCTGCCCAATGTGTTCCAGTACG CGGCGTACATCAAGCATGTGGACGGATTCTACGGGTGCTTCCGTGGACTGAGTGCCAAGATCCTCGGCAATCTGCTGAGCGCGCACTTTAGCGAGAAGTTCGCCGACGAAATGGGATTGGAGGTGGTCAAGGAGTCGGATTCGAAGCGCAAATCCAAGGATGAGCGAGGAACCGGTGATGCGGAGGAGGATGACCGGCAGCTGGACGAGCAGTTCAAGAAGCAGCTGAAGCGCAATCTGGTGGTGCATGCGGCGGGTGTAGTGATTTCCCAACCGTTTCACGTTATCTCCGTTCGGATGATGGCGCAGTTTGTGGGCCGGGAGAAGATCTACACCGGTGTGTGGGCGTCGATTCGGGAGATTTGGTCGCAAGATGGTATTTTCGGTTTCTTCAGTGGATTCGTGCCAAGGCTGGTGTGCGATCTGGGCTGTTTGGTCATTGCCAGTTCGGCCACTTATCTGGCCAGCAAGTACCTGATCCGGGAGAAGGAGGGACGCATCTATTTCTCCAGCATTTCGCAGTTTGTCTGCTCGAGCATGTTCTACCCGTACCATGTGGTGTCCACCTGTATGATCGTCAACGGATCAAG ATTGAAGGCTGGTAATCTTCCCATAATGGAACCGTACCACGATTGGCGTGACTGCTATGCCAAGCTGAAGGCGGCCGGACAGCATAAGCGAGGAAGTTCGCTATTCTTCAG